One region of Cobetia sp. cqz5-12 genomic DNA includes:
- a CDS encoding YecA/YgfB family protein: protein MAEPVQTQPLLDDESLDILDEFLESDIVGPEALDIISAHGFMLALAIAPREVPSSLWLPELFQGQPSYESPQQEAEVVSLFEQMRANAIDALEHGVLPELLFELELGGADPVETPIGDWCAGFMEGVFMDEEAWFGSQEEAAAELLLPFMAISGVFDDEDPEIGELIADPIGAQRFVNQLPELLLDLYLLYRVPPESPKPSPRRKGSAAPGAAGIPRSKHAGNKGAGKGGNKNGGKGGGKKR, encoded by the coding sequence ATGGCCGAGCCTGTCCAGACCCAGCCGCTGCTGGATGATGAATCCCTCGACATCCTCGACGAATTCCTCGAGTCCGACATCGTCGGCCCGGAAGCTCTCGATATCATCAGTGCGCATGGCTTCATGCTGGCACTGGCCATCGCGCCGCGCGAAGTGCCCTCCAGCCTGTGGCTGCCGGAACTCTTCCAGGGACAGCCAAGCTATGAAAGCCCGCAGCAGGAAGCGGAAGTCGTCTCCCTGTTCGAGCAGATGCGCGCCAACGCCATCGATGCCCTCGAGCACGGCGTGCTGCCGGAACTGCTGTTCGAGCTGGAGCTGGGCGGTGCCGACCCGGTCGAGACGCCGATCGGCGACTGGTGTGCCGGCTTCATGGAAGGCGTGTTCATGGACGAGGAGGCCTGGTTCGGCTCCCAGGAAGAGGCGGCCGCCGAACTGCTGCTGCCGTTCATGGCCATCTCCGGCGTGTTCGACGATGAAGACCCGGAAATCGGCGAACTGATTGCCGACCCGATCGGTGCCCAGCGCTTCGTCAACCAGCTGCCGGAACTGCTGCTGGATCTCTACCTGCTCTACCGTGTCCCGCCGGAGAGCCCCAAGCCGTCGCCGCGTCGCAAGGGATCCGCCGCACCGGGCGCAGCCGGTATTCCGCGTAGCAAGCATGCCGGCAACAAGGGCGCTGGCAAGGGTGGCAACAAGAACGGTGGCAAGGGCGGCGGCAAGAAACGCTGA